The genomic DNA GCGGGGACGACCGGGCTCGAACCGGCGACCTTCTGCGTGACAGGCAGACGCTCTAACCAGCTGAGCTACGCCCCCAATATAAAATGTAAAATCAAAAATTAAAGATCAAAAATCACTTTTCCTTTCGTAGAGTTATAATACTCTTACCAAAAATCTTTGATATTTCATCCAGTTCCGAGAGAAACCAATCGATCTTTTCAGCCTTTACTTTACCACTATCTCTCAAAAGTGCAAACCAGTACTTGCTCTCATTTGCAGATTTCAAAGATATTGCAAAAAAATTTGTATACTCTTTTTTTGATACTGACGACTTACCCTCAATATAATTTGCCATGATGCTTGTCCCGGAGCGAAACAGTTGATCCGCAATTTTACGACTCGTTAGATCGACCTTATCCAGTGAATCGATAAAATTGATCAGCTTCAATGTAAATTTATATAATCTCATCTTGAAATAATCTCCATTGTTCTCTTTTTGATCTTTCATCTTTAATTTTTTATTTTTCACCGTACCAGGGGTGAGGATCGAACTCACGACCTTGGGCTTATGAGTCCCACGCTCTAACCGACTGAGCTACCCTGGCCTGCCTAATTTTCTACCCCCGTTATCAGTTGAAAAAATAACACAGTCAGAAAATTTGGCAGGCTGGCCTGCCTAATTTTCCATCCCTGTTATCAGTTGAAAAAATAACACAGTCAGAAAATTTGGCAGACCAGTTTTTAAAGTTAAAAAGCCAAAAGTGCAAAGTATATGCTTTATAAACTTTTTTCGTCATAGACGAATCCGCATTTTGCAGAAACTTTTCACCTTCAACTAAGCGTGTTGCGGGAGCCGGATTTGAACCGGCGACCTTCTGGTTATGAGCCAGACGAGCTGCCAGACTGCTCTATCCCGCTATATATACTAAACAGAAAAACAGTAAACGTGTACAGGGAAAATTGTACCATCTGA from Parcubacteria group bacterium includes the following:
- a CDS encoding four helix bundle protein, with amino-acid sequence MKDQKENNGDYFKMRLYKFTLKLINFIDSLDKVDLTSRKIADQLFRSGTSIMANYIEGKSSVSKKEYTNFFAISLKSANESKYWFALLRDSGKVKAEKIDWFLSELDEISKIFGKSIITLRKEK